In Helianthus annuus cultivar XRQ/B chromosome 9, HanXRQr2.0-SUNRISE, whole genome shotgun sequence, the following are encoded in one genomic region:
- the LOC110937117 gene encoding CBBY-like protein codes for MRAAAFETPPLSTLRRSTIIPATVCGGSSFFNSYNSNKCALTISPPASYSYRHKSKHLNVRVNAANAPSDDPYNSTNQLAVLLEVEGVLMDVYRDCQREAFNLAFKNMGLDCANWTEPIYLDLVRKCFGGEEEMLTLYFNKIGWPTSLPTNEKGSFMKRVLREKQKALEDIVKSKSLPLRPGVEEFIDEAHNDGVPVIVLASYSRNGENVAMPIIERLGEDRTSKMKIVGKAEVEQSFYGQLVLGKGVASSLDEQLLNEARKAASTEKQKIAKEVASVLKLSVDIDTTSSENLQKIVAALRAGAEYAEVPVPNCVLVAGSLPGVVAAEQIGMPCVVLRSKLTSRAEFPSAKAVLDSFGAPDLTISRLRRLRSS; via the exons ATGCGGGCAGCGGCCTTTGAAACTCCACCTCTCTCAACGCTCCGTCGTTCAACCATCATTCCGGCCACCGTCTGCGGTGGCAGCAGCTTCTTCAACTCATATAACAGTAATAAATGCGCTCTTACTATTTCACCTCCAGCTTCTTACAGTTATCGCCACAAAAGCAAGCACTTGAATGTTAGGGTTAATGCTGCAAATGCCCCCTCCGATGATCCCTACAACTCTACTAACCAACTTGCTGTTCTTCTTGAAGTTGAAGG GGTTCTCATGGATGTATACCGTGATTGCCAGCGCGAGGCCTTTAATCTAG CATTTAAGAACATGGGATTGGATTGTGCAAATTGGACGGAACCAATCTACTTAGATCTCGTAAG GAAATGCTTTGGTGGTGAGGAGGAAATGCTAACATTGTACTTTAATAAg ATAGGTTGGCCTACTTCACTTCCCACTAATGAAAAAGGAAGTTTCATGAAAAGAGTTCTGCGAGAGAAG CAAAAAGCATTGGAAGATATTGTCAAGTCAAAATCTTTGCCTCTAAGACCTGGTGTTGAAGA ATTTATTGATGAAGCGCATAACGATGGTGTTCCTGTGATCGTACTAGCCTCTTACAGTAGAAATGGCGAAAATGTAGCAAT GCCCATTATTGAAAGACTAGGTGAAGATCGAACGTCAAAGATGAAAATTGTTGGGAAAGCGGAGGTGGAACAGAGTTTTTATGGGCAGCTCGTTCTTGGTAAAGGAGTTGCTTCCAGTTTGGATGAACAATTACTTAATGAAGCAAGAAAAGCTG CATCTACTGAAAAGCAAAAAATTGCTAAAGAGGTTGCATCGGTGCTTAAACTGAGTGTTGACATTGATACAACTTCAAGTGAAAA CTTGCAGAAAATTGTGGCTGCACTGAGAGCAGGAGCCGAATATGCAGAAGTACCTGTTCCCAATTGCGTTCTTGTTGCTGGAAGTCTTCCTGGAGTCGTTGCAGCTGAGCAAATTGGCATGCCATGCGTTGTTCTTCGCAGCAA ATTGACATCTAGGGCTGAGTTTCCTTCAGCGAAGGCTGTACTCGATAGTTTTGGTGCTCCGGATTTAACAATTTCGAGACTACGACGCTTGAGGTCTTCCTGA